The Clostridium sp. AWRP genome has a window encoding:
- the flgB gene encoding flagellar basal body rod protein FlgB, translating into MSINNMSNDQLVNNLLTRGLDATTARSKAISSNIANINTAGYKRKYVTFEENLKNSIDNLELKTDNAKHIKLGNDYGAITTNTDNSTSMRSDGNNVDIEVETVNQAANELMQDALITLENNRLNMRKTVINGN; encoded by the coding sequence TTGAGTATAAATAATATGTCAAATGATCAATTAGTAAATAATCTGCTCACAAGAGGACTAGATGCAACTACAGCTAGAAGTAAGGCTATATCAAGTAATATAGCTAATATTAATACTGCTGGATATAAAAGAAAATATGTAACATTTGAAGAAAATCTTAAAAATAGTATAGATAACTTAGAATTAAAAACAGATAATGCAAAACACATAAAGTTGGGTAATGATTATGGGGCAATAACTACAAATACTGACAATTCAACTAGTATGAGATCAGATGGAAATAATGTGGATATTGAGGTGGAAACCGTAAATCAAGCTGCAAATGAGCTTATGCAAGATGCACTTATAACCCTTGAAAACAATAGATTAAATATGCGCAAGACTGTAATAAATGGAAATTAG
- the flgC gene encoding flagellar basal body rod protein FlgC, translating into MIQAFNTLRISASGLSAERLSMDTIASNMANAETTRGANGQPYRRKVAVFGENLGKALDSNGNYGDVPQGVKVVEIKDDTSPFRRVYDPTNPDADASGYVSMPNVNILNEMADMMVAVRSYEANLSAINSEKNMFSKALQIGK; encoded by the coding sequence ATGATTCAAGCTTTTAATACATTGAGAATAAGTGCCAGCGGTCTTTCGGCAGAAAGACTTAGTATGGATACAATAGCTTCCAATATGGCAAATGCAGAGACAACACGTGGTGCAAATGGACAACCTTATAGGAGAAAAGTTGCAGTTTTTGGAGAAAATTTAGGTAAAGCTTTAGATAGTAATGGGAATTATGGAGATGTCCCTCAGGGAGTAAAAGTTGTAGAAATAAAGGATGATACTTCACCTTTTAGAAGGGTATATGATCCTACTAATCCAGATGCTGATGCTTCAGGATATGTTTCTATGCCAAATGTGAATATATTGAACGAAATGGCTGATATGATGGTAGCTGTTAGATCTTATGAAGCAAACTTAAGTGCTATTAATTCTGAAAAGAATATGTTTTCTAAAGCTTTACAGATAGGTAAATAG
- the fliE gene encoding flagellar hook-basal body complex protein FliE — MKINEFTPDTTVFDKIGGNTYKQNVSNDSKDNTVNNEDGVASFSNLLQSKLNEVNNDQVQANNSIQGFVEGDRSDIHNVMLDAEQAKMSLELAVQIRNKFVEAYQEINRTQL; from the coding sequence ATGAAGATAAATGAATTTACTCCAGATACTACTGTGTTTGATAAAATAGGTGGAAATACTTATAAACAAAATGTATCAAATGATTCCAAAGATAATACAGTAAATAATGAAGATGGTGTAGCCTCTTTTTCAAATTTGCTGCAAAGCAAATTAAATGAAGTCAATAACGATCAGGTACAGGCGAATAACAGTATCCAGGGATTTGTTGAAGGGGATAGAAGCGATATACACAACGTTATGCTTGATGCTGAACAGGCTAAGATGTCATTAGAACTTGCTGTGCAAATTAGAAATAAATTTGTTGAAGCATATCAGGAGATAAATAGAACACAGTTATAG
- the fliF gene encoding flagellar basal-body MS-ring/collar protein FliF produces the protein MGKISQIFKNLIGKWKDLSRNKKIAFSVIAVGIVSALIFGGLTLGKTKYAVLFSNLDATDSAAIYKQLQSDKVDAKVQGNSILVPKAQVDKIRMQTLSEVQLTNGSKGFELLDKSNFGQTDQQMNINYQRALQGELERTIKSLPQIENARVHLVLPDNTEFVKDTQPGSASVTIKLKPGRSLSQDQTKALVALVSGSVKSIPKENVEVIDDKLNLLSRDLYQNKDGKDSDATVPAEKQQELQQKYEDDMEKRLLAMLEPIYGKNKVKVKVNADLDFDAVQQDSTTYDPKNVVVSEHTINNTNTGGTNNASTSPVDNNMSNTSVSTTNNGNSTQNEVTRNYDVSKVDQKTIKAPGSVRRLTASVALDGTVDDATKTSIRNLAVSAIGYNQTRGDTISVEAIPFDTTAQDNAKKDLDAMQKAEAQANRNKIIIGASIAGALLIAAIVGFILWRRKHAEDEEELFDEELGNTQGIDTVIGDDDLTKEQNKLKFKPVEFESETEDTHVENEIKKYAKDKPDQVADIIKAWIAEDER, from the coding sequence ATGGGTAAAATATCGCAGATTTTTAAAAATTTAATAGGCAAGTGGAAAGATTTAAGCAGAAATAAAAAGATAGCTTTTAGTGTTATAGCTGTAGGAATTGTTTCAGCTTTGATATTTGGGGGATTAACTTTAGGAAAAACGAAATATGCGGTATTATTTTCTAACCTAGATGCTACGGATTCAGCTGCAATTTATAAGCAGCTTCAAAGTGATAAAGTAGATGCAAAAGTACAGGGAAATTCTATATTAGTGCCTAAAGCTCAAGTGGACAAAATTAGAATGCAGACTCTTTCAGAAGTACAGCTTACTAATGGAAGTAAGGGATTTGAGCTTTTAGATAAAAGCAATTTTGGGCAAACAGATCAGCAGATGAATATAAATTATCAAAGGGCTCTTCAGGGTGAACTTGAGAGAACTATAAAATCACTTCCACAAATTGAAAATGCAAGAGTTCATTTAGTACTCCCGGATAATACCGAATTTGTGAAAGATACTCAACCAGGGAGTGCTTCTGTAACTATAAAATTGAAACCTGGACGAAGTTTGTCTCAAGATCAAACAAAAGCTTTGGTAGCACTAGTATCTGGAAGTGTGAAAAGTATACCTAAAGAAAATGTTGAAGTTATAGATGATAAATTAAACCTTCTTTCAAGGGATCTATATCAAAATAAGGATGGCAAGGATAGTGACGCTACTGTTCCTGCTGAAAAACAACAAGAATTACAGCAAAAATATGAGGATGATATGGAAAAAAGACTTCTTGCCATGCTGGAACCTATATATGGTAAGAACAAAGTAAAAGTAAAGGTAAATGCAGATTTGGATTTTGATGCAGTGCAGCAGGATTCCACTACTTATGATCCAAAAAATGTGGTAGTAAGTGAGCATACTATAAATAATACAAATACAGGTGGTACAAATAATGCAAGTACAAGCCCTGTAGATAACAATATGAGTAACACATCTGTAAGTACTACCAATAATGGCAATTCAACTCAAAATGAGGTTACGAGAAATTATGATGTATCTAAAGTAGATCAAAAAACTATAAAGGCTCCGGGCAGTGTAAGGAGACTTACAGCATCGGTTGCACTAGATGGAACTGTAGATGATGCTACTAAGACTTCTATTAGAAATCTTGCAGTGTCTGCTATAGGATATAATCAAACAAGGGGAGACACTATAAGTGTTGAGGCAATTCCTTTTGATACTACGGCTCAAGACAATGCAAAGAAAGATTTAGATGCAATGCAAAAAGCTGAAGCCCAGGCAAATCGTAATAAGATTATTATAGGAGCATCTATAGCAGGAGCATTATTAATAGCTGCTATCGTTGGATTTATATTGTGGAGAAGAAAACATGCAGAAGATGAAGAAGAATTATTTGATGAAGAGCTTGGTAATACTCAGGGTATTGATACTGTTATAGGGGATGATGATCTAACCAAAGAGCAGAATAAGCTTAAATTTAAGCCTGTAGAGTTTGAAAGTGAGACGGAAGATACTCATGTGGAGAATGAGATAAAGAAATATGCTAAAGATAAGCCGGATCAAGTTGCAGACATAATAAAGGCATGGATAGCAGAGGATGAGAGGTGA
- the fliG gene encoding flagellar motor switch protein FliG, whose protein sequence is MAKDSRKLTGVQKAAILFITLGPEAAAGIIKKLPEAEIQKITYEIANINSVKSDQKKEILQEFIEMNKAKDYLLEGGIEYAKDLLSKALGSQRAIEILDKVTEATQQFRPFAIARKADAPQLLNIISDEHPQTIALVLCYLQSDKAGQILSALPENVQAEVAYRIATMSNTSQMVVKEIEKVLDDKLSSIVKSDMKVIGGVQTIVDILNQVDRTTEKNITEGLEKEDAELAEKIKGSMFVFEDIITLDDVSIQRVLREVDTKELSLALKGCSEEVADAIFRNQSKRASAALKEDIEFLGPVRLMDVEKAQQKIVGIIRRLDESGEIVLARGGEDAIIV, encoded by the coding sequence ATGGCTAAAGACAGTAGAAAATTAACAGGAGTGCAAAAAGCGGCCATACTATTTATAACTCTTGGACCGGAAGCTGCTGCAGGAATAATTAAAAAATTGCCAGAAGCAGAGATACAAAAAATAACTTATGAAATAGCTAATATCAACTCTGTAAAATCTGATCAAAAAAAGGAAATACTTCAGGAATTTATAGAGATGAATAAGGCTAAGGACTATTTGCTTGAAGGTGGAATAGAGTATGCTAAAGATCTTTTATCAAAGGCACTTGGAAGTCAAAGAGCTATTGAAATATTGGATAAAGTTACAGAGGCAACACAGCAGTTTAGGCCTTTTGCCATAGCAAGAAAAGCAGATGCCCCCCAGCTTTTAAATATAATATCAGATGAGCATCCGCAGACTATTGCACTTGTACTGTGTTATCTTCAATCGGACAAGGCCGGACAAATTCTTTCAGCACTTCCTGAAAATGTACAGGCTGAGGTAGCATATAGAATAGCTACAATGAGTAATACTTCACAGATGGTTGTAAAAGAAATAGAGAAAGTATTAGATGACAAGCTATCATCTATAGTTAAATCAGATATGAAGGTAATTGGTGGTGTCCAAACTATTGTAGATATATTAAATCAAGTAGATAGAACTACAGAAAAGAATATTACTGAAGGTCTTGAAAAAGAGGATGCAGAATTGGCTGAAAAAATCAAAGGATCTATGTTTGTATTTGAAGATATTATTACTCTTGATGATGTATCTATTCAAAGAGTGCTCAGAGAAGTGGATACAAAAGAACTTTCTCTTGCACTTAAGGGATGCTCTGAAGAAGTGGCAGATGCAATATTTAGAAATCAATCAAAGAGAGCTTCTGCTGCATTAAAAGAGGACATAGAATTCTTAGGACCTGTTAGACTTATGGATGTGGAGAAGGCTCAGCAGAAAATTGTAGGTATAATAAGAAGATTGGATGAATCAGGAGAGATAGTTCTGGCAAGAGGAGGAGAAGATGCAATCATCGTATAA
- a CDS encoding flagellar assembly protein FliH translates to MQSSYKSILKGDSINNCGTQEIHTEFKKQEASKVVFNEKNIKDDSVLKSYENLGRTILQDASIKKEKILSMAYEKASEISKKAYDEAYEKGYAKGEEEGYNTAYEEGYRKNFDKAKAEGDQIKQNANDVLNKAVEEKKRYLEEKEEEIKEFILNSVESILKREVRDADSLNAQVFDALNQMKKTSTFIIKGKEKYCSEFKKQVTLWKEQLPFKGDIFIIPDESLEEGSVVIERDNGKMVLGIDIAYEKIKKIIQDES, encoded by the coding sequence ATGCAATCATCGTATAAATCTATACTAAAAGGTGACAGCATAAACAATTGCGGAACACAGGAAATACACACAGAATTTAAAAAGCAAGAAGCATCCAAAGTAGTATTCAATGAAAAAAATATTAAAGACGATTCTGTTTTAAAAAGTTATGAAAATTTAGGAAGAACTATTTTACAAGATGCTAGTATAAAAAAAGAAAAAATTCTCTCTATGGCATATGAAAAAGCATCTGAAATCTCCAAAAAAGCTTATGATGAAGCTTATGAAAAAGGTTATGCCAAAGGTGAAGAGGAAGGTTATAATACTGCTTATGAGGAAGGTTATAGGAAAAATTTTGATAAAGCAAAAGCAGAGGGAGATCAGATAAAACAGAATGCAAATGATGTTTTAAATAAAGCTGTAGAAGAAAAGAAAAGGTATCTTGAGGAAAAGGAAGAGGAAATAAAAGAATTTATATTAAATTCTGTAGAAAGTATATTAAAACGTGAGGTAAGGGATGCGGATAGTTTAAATGCCCAAGTATTTGATGCTTTGAATCAAATGAAAAAGACCAGCACTTTTATAATAAAAGGTAAGGAAAAGTACTGCAGTGAATTCAAAAAGCAAGTAACCTTATGGAAGGAACAGCTTCCTTTTAAAGGTGATATTTTTATAATACCAGATGAATCTTTAGAAGAAGGTAGTGTAGTTATAGAAAGAGATAATGGAAAAATGGTTCTGGGAATAGATATTGCCTATGAAAAAATAAAGAAAATAATTCAAGATGAAAGTTAA